In Nicotiana tabacum cultivar K326 chromosome 11, ASM71507v2, whole genome shotgun sequence, a single window of DNA contains:
- the LOC142165906 gene encoding uncharacterized protein LOC142165906, with the protein MRTSTGEKLYMLVYGTEVVILAEVEIPSLRVIQEAKLDNAEWIRVRQEQLMLINEKRMDVVCHGQLYLNRMASVFNKRVKPRQFAPGQLVLKKIFLHQEEAKGKFAPNWLGPYVVHRALSGGALILE; encoded by the coding sequence ATGAGAACATCTACTGGGGAAAAGCTGTACATGTTAGTATACGGAACTGAAGTTGTAATACTCGCAGAGGTCGAAATACCATCTTTAAGGGTTATTCAAGAGGCAAAATTGGATAACGCAGAGTGGATACGGGTCAGACAAGAGCAACTTATGCTTATCAATGAGAAAAGAATGGATGtagtatgccatggtcaactaTATCTGAATAGGATGGCCAGTGTATTTAACAAGAGAGTGAAGCCTCGCCAGTTCGCACCGGGGCAGTTGGTCTTAAAGAAAATCTTTCTCCACCAAGaggaagccaaaggaaagttcgcACCAAACTGGCTAGGTCCTTACGTGGTTCACCGAGCACTGTCGGGTGGAGCTTTAATCTTGGAATAA